The Lepus europaeus isolate LE1 chromosome 5, mLepTim1.pri, whole genome shotgun sequence genome includes the window attcctgagtaactgatgctcgcttgccagtggccatcttgccatggccttctcattccaccacataaaAGTATCCCTGTATTATGAGTTCCTATGTAATGAACTGCAACCTGACTTTGTGCTTAGCTGAAAGGCTAATGtaggagtattttttttaaaacttttatttagtaaatataaatttccaaagtacagtttatggattacaatggcttcccccctccatatcttccctcccacccacagctctctcatctcccactccctctcccattccattcacatcaagattcattttcaattatctttatatacagaagatcaatttaatatatattaagtaaagatttcatcagtttgcacacacacagaatataaagtgtaaaatactgtttcagtactagttatagcattaattcacattggacaacacattaaggacagagatcctacatgaggagtaagtgcacagtgactcctgttgttgacttaacaatttggcactcttgtttatggcatcagtaatctccctaggctctagtcatgagttgccaaggctatggaagccttttgagttcaccaatttcgatcttattcagacagggtcatagtcaaagtggaagttctctcctcccttcagagaaaagtacctctttctttgatggcccgttctttctactgggatctcacttgcagagatcgttcatttaggtcctctttttttttttcttgccagagtgtcttggctttccatgcctgaaatactctcatgggctcttcagccagatctgaatgccttaagggctgattctgaggccagagtgctatttaggacatctgccattctatgagtctgctgtgtatcccgcttcccatgttggatcgttctctccctttttgattctatcagttagtattagcagacactagtcttgtttatgtgatccctttgactcttagtcctatcagtatgatcaattgtgaactgaaattgatcacttggactagtgagatggcattggtacatgccaccttgatgggattgtattggaatcccctgtcacatttcttttcttttcttttcttttcttttcttttcttttcttttcttttcttttcttttctttttttttttttgacaggcagagtggacagtgagagagagggagacagagagaaaggtcttcttttgccattggttcaccctccaatggccgctgcggtcggtgcactgcggccagagcaccacgctgatctgaaggcaggagccaggtgcttctcctggtctcccatggggtgcagggcccaaggacctggccatcctccactgcactcccgggccacagcagagagctggcctggaagaggggcaaccaggacagaatctggcgccctgaccgggactagaacctggtgtgccggcgccacaggaggaggattagcctagtgagcagtggtgcctgtccccctggcacatttctaactccaccatttggggcaagtcagcttgagcatgccccaaattatacatctcctccctctcttattccccctcttatatttaacagaggagTATTTTTTTTGTAACAAATAGCTGAGTCTCAGCTAATGACAGACACTGAGCTGGAGTCAATCATGGCAGCCAGCAGGTGAATGTGATCTGTAACCAACCAAGCATTTTCTGTACTTCATTTCCACTGTCTGTCCATAAATCCTACCTGCCCAAATCCCGAGTGAGGCCCCTGACCCTCTTATGGGTCTGAAGCTTGACTGATCCCCGAATCATTCTTTGcttaattataaatttttttaaattaaatttttaaaaaagagttattgatttatttgaaagagttacagagagagaaatggagagagagatgttccatctactagttcactccctagatgtctacAGTGGCCggcactgggctaggccaaaccaggatccaggagcttcttccaggtctcccatgcagtgcagagatgcacacacttgggccatcttcccactgctttactagactgtaacagagagctggatcagaagaggagcagccaagacatgaactgatacccataagagatgctggcttagcctattatgccatagcactgacctCCTggaaggtattctttttttttttttaattttttaaaaaaattttttgacaggcagagtggacagtgagagagagagacagagagaaaggtcttcctttttgccgttggttcaccctccaatggccaccgcggtaggcgtgctgcggccggcgcaccgcgccgatccgatggcaggagccaggtgcttctcctggtctcccatggggtgcagagcccaaacacttgggccatcctctactgcactccctggccacagcagagagctggcctggaagaggggcaaccgggacaggatcggtgccccgactgggactagaacctggtgtgccggcgccgcaaggcggaggattagcctagtgagccgcggcgccggctctggaAGGTATTCTTTTAGCATAGCCCAGACTTCTCCATCATCCTCTGGGGAGACTCACCTATAttaagtctcatttttttttctttaattaacacaaaaaactTTGGCAATTGCAGACACAAGGGGTTATGAATAACCAATGAGATTATCTATGATCTAGTAAGCATTTAATACGTGCCAGATAGTGTTTACATTTTCTCTAATTCTCCTGAAACCACTAACCACAAGAAGACGTTGGGGCATCAGGGAAGGTTTTGCTGAAGGGATTTTTCTCAGGTAGGCCACAAAAGATGAGCAGGAGTCTGGTGAGATGAAGTTACGTCAGGCACATGTTCTAGACAGAGGCAGTGATATATGAAAAGGCCAAGGATACTGTGACTAATTTGGAGAACTCAATTCAGTTTGGCTGAAAACACGGAAAGCAGAGAAAGGATATGGGAGGATAGGGAGAGGGATAGATGATGGGAAAAGATGAAACTGGAGAGCAAACACAGATTATGAAGGATTTTATAGATGATACTGAGTAAGTGAGAGTGGAGTATTTTCTCCTGAGGGCAATGGGAaatctccactgcatttttgACATGCTACTGTAGGTATAGGGAGGAGAAGGGGTTGGAGGGAGTCAAGCTGAGTTATAGCTGTGGGGATGCAGAAAAGCATACATTGGTTCCAAAATCTGAATAATTATTTGTGCTTTCCCACAGCTATTGATGCTGACTGCCTATTACATACTAGGCACTGTAACTAAATATTTGTCAAGTAAATGtgttgaattttataaaatagcTGTCATTTATTAAACATGTATGTGCCAGACACCAGGTTAAGTGTTTTatagaaacatcactttttttttaaaaaaagttacctttttaaaaaaaagtttattttatttatttatttaaaagtcagagagaggagaggcagagagagagagagagagagagagagaagtcttccatccgatggttcactccccagatggccaaaaagggctggagctgcaccgatccgaagtcaggagccaggagcttcttccgggtctcccatgtgggtacaggggtccaaggacttgggccatcttctactgctttcccagggcatagcagagagctggatcagaagaggagcagctgagactagaaccggtgcctatataggatgccggcgcttcaggccagggctttaacccactgtgccatagtgctggcccccgcTATTACCTTTTAATAGGTGAAGAAGCTGAAGAAAAGAGAGATCAAGCCAATATTCTAATATCATGTAGCCAATAAACAGCAGAGCCAAACTTTGACTGCAGGTCAGTTTGACATCCCACCACATTTGACCATATTACTTAAATACCCATCATTTCACATAtgcaaattgttttaaaaatttcttttttatttatttgaaagagagagagaaagagagagagagagaagagagtatATTCACTAGCATACACCTTGTAtgttacaatagccagggctggacacagccaaagccaggatctgggtctcccacatgggtagcagggacccaactacttgagtctgctgtttcccagggtatacattaacaggaagctggaattggaagtggagttgggatcccaaacagcatcttgaaactgctgtgccaaagaTTAGCCCCAGCACACATgtaaattttattgtttaaaatccAAAGTGGGGAGGGGAATGTTGAATTAACTAAAATTGTGTTTTAATCAGTAACATATGTGCTGGTTGCCCTGGTTTTCCATAAAGATGTTACCTTTGCATTGTAGATGaggaataattttatatatgaacATGTGGGTAAAATTTGGAGCATGCAAACCCCAAATTCTCATCCTCGAGACTTACTTCAATGATGTGTTAAGACTTTCaatttttctgatttgtttttttcccattctgggTCTATCCCTTATTAATATTAGCAAATATTAATAAGAGTTATATTTGAGagagtaattttattttgaaatgggaGATAGGAAAATGCATGCTTCAGTAATGTCAGAGTTTCCAGGGGACGATACTGTGAACTTGTTTGTCTAAACACATTTTATTTGGAGTTTGGTATGAATTTTCAATAGATGTTTGGCAGATAAGAAAGCAGCAACTCAAATGCAATTATATAAACAAGAAGCTCAGAGGGGAATTATGCTGAAGGATATAAAATGAACCAAGAGCTCCCAGTCTGGGTCATCACAGCAGCAGCTCTCCAATGCAAAGGTAGGTGTCCCAAATGAGAAGCTCTGTGAAGTGAAATGTTCTTATTCTGATTATCTTTTACTGTTACCATTTTAGCATTCATTTAAAATTGCAAATTCTGAGACATAACTTTGCTTCAATGAgctctaaaaatttttaattatttcccagATTCTTCATATGTGTGTGAAGGTGAGTAGAGGATGTACATAAAGATAAGAAAAATTCCACTGCTATaacagaagagaagcaactggtcAGTTAACCAAGGAAGGATGACTGATATGCATGGCTTTCTCCTGTTtgtatttcaatgaatttttatatgctttttggaaattttagagtaAATTCAGATTTGAGTGCCTGTAGAAGTGACATGCTGTGTATcaggtctttttatttatttaatagctaAATCCCATGGGATAATGTCTAATATATACACCCTCCTTATTGTATGTTTAAAAAGCTCTCCAGAAAAATACACTACTTTGTGGAAGTTCCAAGATTATTCATCAGTTTTTTTCATAGCATACTAAGGAGCTGGAGGAGAAAAGATTGGTGAAGGAAATtagcagagcagagagaaatgtgtttaataaaatgaaaaaaatgagagcacagagaagagagaaaatgtagagaaaagggCCAAGGAAAGAACACATCTTTGAATATGGAAAAACATGGAAATTGTGAACATTTTAGCCatgtcactgaagaaatcatCTCTCATTATTTAGGGCCTACCTGAAATCAAGTCTTCTGTGttcaggtgctcaataaattgtTTATGAGGATTTTGGAAAATGCAAGTACGTTGCGGAGAGAACACAGGAGGCAATAAGGAAGAAACTGGCAGATCTTACAGGAAGGTATTAACATCAATGTATATGGTGTCACACAGTTATATGGCTTTTCTTATGTAACACCCGAGTGCTTCATGTgcactgttttattctttttatgattttagGAAGGGGCATGCAAGAAATCAAAGTACAAAGGTCAAGGgagattttaaaagtttatggaaggtGGAATCAAaactatgagtttattttgttgtcaagaatttttgttacaaaaatttgttctcataatatgcagaaaatgcACGttgtgaaaaactatgcatggactttaaaaagcaccaaaataaactcagacttttaaattcattttccacaaacttttggaagtagtCTCTTAGTATATTGCTCAGTTACACAAAACTGCAATTAAATCTGGAAGCAGAATTCCTGATCACTGACTCCTAGACTGGGGATCTGACACTAGTGTAGCACATAGTCTCAGACCCTGAGTGCTGCAGAGACCCCCATGATCCTCATTTGGTTCTAAGCCCACCTTTTATAGATGTGGAAGTTTTACTATTTATAATAAAGAAGTAAAGGAGAAAGAATCATTCATACTTTCTAAATTCCACAAAGTTGTACAGGTACTATAGTTGGTAGTGCAGCAattataatttttgttgtttttagttgAGAGTTCTACATTTATTCGAGAAATTTCACAGAAATTAGTGTGCCCATAATGAATAAAGCAACAATGGGGAAGAAGTTCCAACACAGTTTTTTAtcctacaattttattttatttgaaaggctgagaaacGGAAAGAGActaacagagagagagcaagagagacagagagaccccaAGGgaactcccatcagctggttcactcctcaaatgcctatggGAGCTGTCAGCTCAATCCCGGTCTCACATAtaataggtggcaggaaccaaccACCCTCCTAGagtgtgcctcagcaggaagccggaacctGGGGCACCAGGAGTCCTGACCCTGGGCGTGAGCATGCCAAgcgcatcttaactgctgtaccaaacttCAGAGTCAGGTGTACCTTGCAGAGGAGTAAGGCACTGGCAGAGGAAAAGCTTCAGTCTCTCATAGATCCATGAGGGAATTCTGTCCCTTGATTTCTGGACCAATATTCTTGCCACTAGGTCACCACACATCTGTTTATGTAGAATCCTAAGCTAGAAATTATAATATGTAAAGTTAATTATTTCCTGTGGTGAAAACTCAGTGGCTGACTGTCTACACAGGCAAGAGCGTCATGGTCCTGATGGATTAGTTTTAAATCATTTACCCAGTTGCTATTTTAGGATCCTTCAGGGTTACTCTAGGTTTGTGTCTAAGATCATGGAACCAGCTGTACTGTCAAGGGAGCTCACATTTTTGAAGCACCTGAGAAGACCAGACTCCTCGAGTAAGAAATTCCTATGCTCTCCTTCCCTAATTCAAATGCCAGAAACCCACAGGGATGACTGAatatacaatatttatttttgaaagtttgctGGAAAATCCTTCTTGCTTTAACCTTTAAAAAGgtcttctttatttattattattttttttattttttgacaggcagagtggacagtgagagagagacagagagaaaggtcttcctttttgccgttggttcaccctccaatggccgccgcagtagcgcgctgcggccggtgcaccgcgctgatccgatggcaggagccaggtgcttctcctggtttcccatggggtgcagggcccaaggacttgggccatcctccactgcactccctggccacagcagagagctggcctggaagaggggcaaccgggacaggatcggtgccctgactgggactggaacccggtgtgctggcgccgcaaggcggaggattagcctagtgagccgtggcaccggccctaaaaaggtcttctaaaaTGGGTTTGTTCACTTGCTTGTGTATGCAGAAATAACATAAGGAAATATTTGATAATTGTCTATCTCAGTCATTGTTTAGACTCCATAGCACTTAGAGTAGTCtgtattttaatactttttgttCATAATTAGCTTCTCTATTAGACTGTCAGCTCCTTAGGTCAAAGACTGTATCTTATGCATTTTATGTCTCTCAGTACCTGGCCTATATGCTTGCTATATGTATATCCATTGTTCTGCAGTTGTCATTTCTAGGAAGAAGAGATTGATTAGCATGTACACTAAACTCTGGAAGTTGACATTTAAAATAAGTGCCTGATAACCTGTGTAATGTGGTTTCCAGTTTTCCTTATGAATTTATTGAAGACAAAATTCTGATAAACTGAAAGTCTCTGAGGTTTCAGTAAATGAAGAGTATGCAGCTCATATATGCTATTGAGctacatatgtgtatgtacatgacCGATTTGAGAAGACCTTGATACCTTTTTGATGGATGAGTAAAAATTGTCAGTGAATGGTAATTTATTGAATAGAACAGGGAAGCAAATTTGTGTTCACAGATAATACTACTCCATGAAGGTGTGTATTTTCTTTActgacaaggaaagaaaaaatccaAACATACCTAGTTAGCTGTACagtatttgtaaaatgaaaaaaaatcttcttaatCTTTGAGTTGATCAGCTTACATTGAGAAGTGTGAAATATGATTACCCTCTCTGAGTAGAACTAAAATAACGAAGACACAACATCAGCCAGATCACTATGCTGTCCAGTGACTACTGCACACATTCTCCACCTCATACAGGGCAAAGGTAAAGATGGGCTCTATTAAGGTGCATGTCTACTTTCTCCTGGGGCACAGAGGACCCTTTCcatgcagcaaaaaaacattgCATAGTGCTGGATAACCCATAATGGATCTGTCCTTCTTGACTGCATTATTCTCATTGCGTCAACCTATAGTTTTTGTCTCTAATCTTTTTGAGAGAATGAATTGCATAGATTGTGTAAGGTGATATTTTATTTGTTGCAACTCTATTCTTTCAACCTTGAGGGCATACTCTGAGGATTCAGAAGGAAGGTTTCTGAGTTTGCCCTCTTAACACCAGTGGTAATTTTAGTTGAACTTTCATGGACTTTCCTTAGCTTCATAATGTCTCCCTTCACAGGCAGTAGGTGGAATTACATGCCACAGTACAGGTGCTGAGGTAGTACAGGAGTTGGGTTATGCTTTTCTTGGTTTATATGCTGACTATGATCAAATAGTTTGCTTGCCTTTTAAGCGTTGAACCACAGATTATAGAAAAATGTACTTCTGGAAAAGCCCTTCCTAAGGCACAATCCTTAGCTCAGTTCTCATAATCCTAAAGGCAATGTCTGCATTATATTTCCACCGAATGAATCATTTTTCATTTAGCTGGATGTACATCCCTGCCATGTTTCTGTTATGGTGTTTCAGGTCTTAACACTTCCCTGCCCTTTGGATCTTAGTGGAACTTGCAAGCAGCACTTCCACTCTGTGGGCTCCCATACTATGGGGTCACAGCCACATCTAAGTTTATAAATGGGGGGTTACTGCAAATTTTGAACAGATAAAAACACCTCATATAGGGCAGGTAAAGTGGGCGTTCAGTAACAGTAGCTCTACTTGTTAATTATTGGAGATGtgccaaagttcatggaaaatggaactgaaaagtAATGTGTGTTTcccactttttgaagtaccctctttgAATGTCCTGAAGGATATATGTAATAGGTTCCTTCATTTTATCTCTGACTTAGCATGACTGCCATCTTCCTGATGTCCATTCTTTTCGGCCTCGCATGTGGACAAACGATGTCTTTTTGTATTCCAACTGAATATACAATGCATGTAGACAGGACAGAGTGTGCTTATTGCCTAACCATCAACACCACCATCTGTGCTGGATATTGCATGACACGGGTATGTAGCTCATCAACTTCTTTAAGCTGTAAATTACATGAAGCAGTCGATGCCTAtctagaaaggaaatgaaatatatCACAACCTCATTTCCCAAATCCAATGGAGGGCACAGGTTACAGTATTATGTGACTTTTCTCAGAACAATGGGTACAGATAAGTTGATAACTTGCCTTTTAAGCATTGAACCACAGATTATAGAAAAAATGTACTTCTGGAAAAGCCCTTCCTAAGGCACAATCCTTAGCTCGGTTCTCATAATCCTAAAGGCAATGTCTGCATTATATTTCCACCGAatgaatcatttttcttttagctGGATGTACGTCcctgccatgtttttttttttttttttatttgacagttgaTTTATTTCAACTCTGTCTTGTTCCCATGATCAAGGATAGAAGGGAGGAGGGTGTCACTTTTGCCTTTATAGGATTCAGTGTGGATGTGGTAACCTGGTATTGGGGGATGGGGCCAAGGAATCCTTGCCTTTCATATTTGTGACAAAAGAATATGAATGAGTTGATTTCTATGTATTTCTGTTATCTCCATGTTTTCTAAAGTCTtatcacatttttctcttttctattctTCCCATAGGATATCAATGGCAAGCTGTTTCTTCCCAAATATGCCCTCTCCCAGGATGTTTGTACATATGGAGACTTCATCTACAGGACTGTAGAAATACCAGGGTGCCCACACCATGTCACTCCTTATTTCTCCTATCCTGTTGCTGTAAGCTGTAAGTGTGGCAAGTGTAATACTGACTATAGTGACTGCACACATGAGACCGTCAAGACAAACTACTGCACCAAACCTCAGAAGTCCTATCTAGTgggattttctgtctgattttgATAATGATATAATTTCCAATTTGGTTAAATGTGCTTACTtggaataaaacaaataaaatatcattatgtttcaCAATACTGTGTGTGTTTTCGGAGTGCAATTTCACACATACTCACACCAATAGGGGCATTAGAGAGCTCAAGAGGTTGTTCATTAATTATGATAAACTATTATCCTAATATGAGACATTAATAATAAGGGAACCTGTGTGTGCATTATTGATTGTGACAACTATTTAACACTTAGATGTTAACAATAGAGGAATCTGGGTAAGGGccatatgggaactctttgtattgCTTCACAATTTctgttctgtgaattttttttttatttgacaagtagagttagacagtgagagagagagacagcgagaaaggtcttccatccgttggttcactccccaaatggccaccactgccagcgctgtgccgatccaaagccaggagccaggtgcttcctcctggtctcccatgcgggtgcagaggcccaagcacttgggccatcctccactgccctcccgggccacagcagagagctggactggaagaggagcaactgggactagaacccgttgcccatatgg containing:
- the TSHB gene encoding thyrotropin subunit beta, with the protein product MTAIFLMSILFGLACGQTMSFCIPTEYTMHVDRTECAYCLTINTTICAGYCMTRDINGKLFLPKYALSQDVCTYGDFIYRTVEIPGCPHHVTPYFSYPVAVSCKCGKCNTDYSDCTHETVKTNYCTKPQKSYLVGFSV